The following coding sequences are from one Capsicum annuum cultivar UCD-10X-F1 chromosome 3, UCD10Xv1.1, whole genome shotgun sequence window:
- the LOC107862487 gene encoding uncharacterized protein LOC107862487 isoform X1, with translation MVHKKRTHAPRPKHSAVHENAAIPLLESDQSLVSVQKSKKDATAVVGGEKNVVSPSLASIKLECERALTALRRGNHTKALRLIKELCSKHESSPHAALIHRVQGSVYVKVALLIDDPNTKRRHFNNAIESARRAVSLCPNSIEFAQFYANLLYEAANEAKEYEEVVQECERALAIENPIDPAKQSLLEESQQKDETPRARIDHVRSDLRSLIQKSNIATISTWVKNIGSGEETIRLIPIRRRPEDPMDQARRSNQIKKANKTPEERRKEIEVRVAAARLLQQKSETVKMHNDGEKALDLTEESMQRIGERRKSGNARKNPSATERRDRVQSYWNSLTLVRKKELLRIAISDLKAHFSASKDRLAIEVLSEALSFAETSKDWMFWTCCRCNKKFIDSVSHNYHAEHEHIGTLRPKLQSVLPQTVENEWVEMLLNCSWEPLDVSATVDMLDKLSGSQRQGPRDEKHSGYNTEECFLDEKHPRDNTDERYPRDNTDECFVDEKHPRGTEECFLDEKHPRDNTEKCFVDEKHPGDTEECFLDEKHPRDNTEESKYGCSEVFCSEDNGDSTPRKKKFGDIPNPDMVESRLCDKISDIELMDCDENYDTKNCFLPDKWPLSDDPHRAKLLEKISSVFQKLIKSKCLASSQLSKVVHFAAEELQGLAFGSQLSSFNVDQIPLCICFLGAEQLKEVLKFLQELLHCCGLGRYSEKISARDGASNSSQGFDDLEKLVFSEDGSCLLFDQRFLPCRFTRSSCPDIVSIDRTAHVLSSNQNQNGAELDPEALLSWIFEGPSSAEQLVSWTCAREEKAQRGIEILRFLEKELNDLQCLCERKYEHLSYEEALQVVEDIFLEEGKRRDQATEFVLQSYDSVLRKRREELIESDNDVTIFGYRSELNAISNVLKEAESLNVNRFGLEESNSGGTSQLGDIESGEEDEWKLKDYIHQVDSCVEVALQRQKECVSIELCKIDARIMGVVARMQQLKVKLGHACAQDYRSILVTLLKSYMRTHLEDLATKDATEKSDAASEAFLAELARDSKNSSGGGNGCSKHTHEKVKDKKKNREYRKTKGSKPTSGNELHLLRYQTMEDISFAVTCDGENQGDETVGNGDSFNEQDKEYRRRIELESEERKLEETLEFQRRMENEAKLKHLAEQTKRTAKTCPQSVDAVMKSDTCSKYRDNGQLINGQLKSSKRKEFPDSLGSLPKISTEEMSQRTVTPEDSTLVSTQYTGRRGRRQNDSKLIDGNFQSASEEKENTEVGEPIALRSSHGVNGPADSGTKTLKQLHVENHDEERFQADLKKAVQQSLDTFHAHKKLPLLPSSGNGQRVFPKAGTLGNANSIGDVNKVDVYGTGLKNEVGEYNCFLNVIIQSLWHLGRFRDEFLRTSSEHVHVGDPCVTCALYDIFTALNTASTEACSKTVAPTSLRIALSNLYPDSSFFQEGQMNDASEVLGVIFDCLHQSFTSASGVSDTESADSSCMGTWDCSNGACIVHSLFGMDIFEQMNCYNCGLESRHLKYTSFFHNINASALRTMKVMSPESSFDALLNLVEMNYQLSCYSEVDECRKLNCIHHILSTPPHVFTTVLGWQNTCESVGDITATLSALSTEVDISVLYHGLAPKNKHCLISMVCYYGQHYHCFAYSCDHGKWVMYDDKTVKVIGDWDDVLVTCERGHLQPQVLFFEAVK, from the exons ATGGTGCACAAGAAGCGGACTCACGCTCCTCGTCCAAAGCACTCGGCTGTTCACGAAAATGCTGCAATTCCGTTGCTTGAATCGGACCAAAGCCTAGTTTCGGTGCAGAAGAGTAAAAAGGACGCTACGGCGGTGGTTGGAGGTGAGAAGAATGTTGTATCGCCGTCGTTAGCTTCGATAAAGCTTGAATGTGAGCGTGCCCTGACAGCCTTGCGTCGGGGGAACCATACGAAAGCCTTGAGGTTGATTAAGGAACTGTGTAGTAAGCATGAGAGCTCGCCTCATGCAGCGCTTATTCATCGTGTTCAGGGTAGTGTTTATGTGAAAGTGGCTTTATTGATTGATGATCCCAATACTAAACGTAGACATTTTAACAATGCAATTGAGAGTGCTAGGAGGGCGGTGTCACTGTGTCCAAATTCCATTGAGTTTGCACAATTCTATGCTAATTTGTTGTATGAGGCTGCAAATGAAGCGAAGGAATATGAGGAAGTTGTGCAGGAATGTGAAAGGGCGTTGGCCATTGAGAATCCCATAGATCCTGCGAAACAAAGCTTACTGGAGGAAAGTCAACAGAAGGATGAGACTCCTCGTGCTCGGATTGACCATGTACGGAGTGATCTCCGGAGTTTAATTCAGAAGTCGAACATTGCAACCATTTCTACTTGGGTGAAGAATATAGGCAGTGGTGAGGAAACAATCAGGTTAATCCCCATTAGGAGGCGTCCGGAGGACCCAATGGATCAAGCAAGGAGGTCAAATCAGATTAAAAAGGCAAACAAGACGCCTGAAGAGAGGAGGAAGGAGATTGAGGTCCGAGTGGCTGCTGCAAGGCTGTTGCAACAGAAGTCTGAAACTGTCAAGATGCACAATGATGGAGAAAAAGCTCTGGATCTTACAGAGGAATCAATGCAGAGAATTGGTGAGAGGAGGAAGAGCGGAAATGCTAGGAAAAATCCGTCTGCCACAGAGAGAAGGGATCGGGTCCAGTCATATTGGAACTCCTTGACTTTGGTTAGGAAGAAAGAGTTGCTTAGAATTGCAATTTCAGATCTCAAGGCTCATTTTAGTGCATCAAAAGACAGATTGGCTATTGAAGTGCTATCTGAGGCTCTATCATTTGCTGAAACCAGTAAAGATTGGATGTTTTGGACGTGTTGTCGCtgcaataaaaaatttattgactcTGTATCGCACAACTATCATGCTGAGCATGAACATATTGGAACTTTGCGGCCTAAATTGCAGTCCGTTTTGCCTCAGACTGTGGAGAATGAGTGGGTGGAGATGCTTTTGAACTGTTCTTGGGAACCCTTAGATGTTAGTGCGACTGTAGATATGCTTGATAAACTATCAGGATCTCAAAGACAGGGTCCTCGTGATGAAAAACACTCAGGATATAACACAGAAGAGTGTTTTCTTGATGAAAAGCACCCACGAGATAACACTGATGAAAGGTACCCACGAGATAACACAGATGAATGTTTTGTTGATGAAAAGCACCCAAGAGGTACAGAAGAGTGTTTTCTTGATGAAAAACACCCAAGAGATAACACAGAAAAGTGTTTTGTTGATGAAAAGCACCCAGGAGATACAGAAGAGTGTTTTCTTGATGAAAAGCACCCAAGAGATAACACAGAAGAGTCTAAATATGGCTGTTCTGAGGTTTTCTGCAGTGAAGACAATGGGGATTCGACACCTAGAAAGAAGAAATTCGGCGATATACCAAACCCTGACATGGTTGAAAGCAGATTATGTGATAAGATCTCAGACATTGAGTTGATGGATTGTGATGAGAATTATGATACTAAGAATTGTTTCCTTCCTGACAAGTGGCCTCTATCTGATGATCCCCACCGAGCAAAGCTTCTTGAAAAAATTTCTTCTGTATTCCAGAAGCTTATTAAAAGTAAATGTCTTGCTTCAAGTCAGCTCAGCAAGGTTGTTCATTTTGCAGCGGAAGAGCTTCAGGGTCTTGCTTTTGGCTCccaactttctagcttcaatgtTGATCAAATTCCCTTATGCATATGCTTTCTAGGTGCCGAGCAATTAAAAGAAGTGCTAAAGTTTTTGCAAGAGCTTTTGCATTGTTGTGGCTTAGGTAGGTATTCTGAGAAAATTAGCGCCCGAGATGGAGCAAGCAATTCTAGTCAAGGATTTGACGACCTGGAGAAATTAGTTTTCAGTGAAGATGGTTCATGTTTATTGTTTGATCAGCGTTTCCTGCCATGCAGATTTACTCGCAGCTCATGTCCAGATATAGTTTCTATTGACAGAACTGCACATGTTTTGTCTAGTAATCAAAACCAGAATGGAGCTGAACTTGATCCAGAGGCCTTGTTGTCCTGGATATTCGAAGGTCCATCAAGTGCAGAACAATTGGTATCCTGGACATGTGCAAGAGAAGAGAAAGCACAACGAGGTATAGAAATTCTCCGTTTTCTTGAGAAGGAGTTGAATGACCTGCAATGTTTATGTGAGAGAAAATATGAACATTTAAGTTACGAGGAAGCACTGCAGGTAGTAGAAGATATTTTTTTAGAAGAGGGTAAGAGAAGAGATCAGGCAACCGAATTTGTCCTACAAAGTTATGATTCTGTCTTGCGGAAGCGGCGAGAAGAGCTCATAGAAAGTGATAATGATGTTACAATTTTCGGCTATAGGTCTGAGTTGAATGCTATATCAAATGTTCTGAAGGAAGCAGAATCTCTCAATGTCAATCGGTTTGGTCTTGAGGAAAGTAACAGTGGTGGAACATCTCAACTAGGTGACATTGAATCTGGTGAAGAGGATGAATGGAAACTGAAAGACTACATTCATCAAGTGGACTCTTGTGTGGAAGTTGCACTACAGAGACAGAAAGAATGTGTCTCCATTGAG CTGTGCAAAATAGATGCTCGAATCATGGGAGTGGTTGCTAGGATGCAGCAGCTAAAAGTAAAGCTTGGGCATGCATGTGCCCAGGATTATCGGAGTATTTTAGTGACTCTGTTGAAATCATATATGCGG aCACATCTGGAGGATCTGGCTACGAAGGATGCTACCGAAAAATCTGATGCTGCTAGTGAAGCTTTTTTGGCTGAACTTGCTCGTGATTCAAAGAATAGTTCTGGTGGAGGCAATGGTTGTTCTAAGCATACACATGAAAAAgttaaagataagaaaaaaaacaGAGAGTATCGGAAAACCAAGGGTTCAaag CCTACTAGTGGCAACGAACTGCATTTGCTTCGCTATCAGACTATGGAAGATAT CTCATTTGCAGTTACTTGTGATGGAGAGAATCAAGGTGATGAAACGGTTGGAAATGGTGATTCCTTTAATGAACAGGACAAGGAGTATAGACGTAGGATTGAACTCGAATCTGAGGAAAGAAAGCTTGAAGAAACTTTGGAATTTCAAAGACGAATGGAGAATGAGGCCAAACTGAAGCATCTGGCCGAGCAAACTAAGAGAACTGCAAAAACATGTCCACAGAGTGTTGATGCAGTTATGAAGTCTGATACTTGCTCAAAGTACCGTGATAATGGTCAATTAATCAATGGGCAATTGAAGAGCAGTAAG AGGAAAGAATTTCCGGACAGTTTAGGAAGTCTTCCAAAAATCAGTACTGAAGAAATGTCACAAAGAACTG TAACGCCAGAGGACAGTACTCTGGTATCTACTCAATACACTGGAAGGAGAGGCAGACGCCAGAATGATTCTAAGCTTATTGATGGGAATTTTCAGTCTGCTTCTGAAGAAAAGGAAAATACTGAAGTTGGTGAACCTATTGCTCTGCGATCTTCACATG GAGTTAATGGTCCAGCAGATAGTGGAACAAAGACACTGAAACAGCTACATGTGGAGAATCATGATGAAGAAAGGTTCCAAGCTGACCTTAAGAAGGCCGTTCAGCAAAGCCTTG ACACATTTCATGCCCATAAGAAGTTGCCCTTGCTGCCTAGTTCAGGGAATGGACAAAGAGTGTTTCCCAAGGCTGGGACGTTGGGCAATGCAAATAGTATTGGAGATGTAAATAAAGTGGATGTATATGGCACTGGGCTAAAGAATGAAGTTGGGGAATATAATTGCTTTCTTAATGTCATCATACAG TCGTTGTGGCATCTAGGTAGATTTCGTGATGAATTCCTGAGAACATCATCCGAACATGTTCATGTTGGTGATCCATGCGTGACATGTGCTTTGTACGACATATTTACTGCTTTGAACACTGCTTCAACTGAAGCATGCAGTAAGACGGTTGCCCCTACTTCTTTGAGAATTGCCCTCAGCAACCTGTATCCTGACAGTAGTTTTTTCCAGGAG GGTCAGATGAATGATGCATCTGAAGTGCTAGGTGTAATATTTGATTGTCTACATCAGTCGTTTACATCAGCTTCAGGTGTTTCTGATACTGAATCTGCAGATAGTAGCTGCATGGGTACGTGGGATTGTTCAAATGGTGCTTGTATTGTACATTCTCTTTTCGGGATGGATATTTTTGAACAAATGAACTGCTACAATTGCGGATTGGAGTCCAGACATCTGAAGTATACATCTTTCTTTCACAATATTAATGCCAGTGCCCTCCGTACGATGAAG GTTATGAGTCCAGAAAGTTCCTTTGATGCGCTTCTGAATCTTGTTGAGATGAACTATCAGTTATCTTGTTATTCTGAGGTTGATGAATGCAGGAAGCTTAACTGCATCCATCATATCCTCTCTACTCCACCTCATGTGTTTACCACAG TCTTAGGTTGGCAAAATACTTGTGAGAGTGTAGGTGACATAACAGCAACATTATCAGCTCTATCCACTGAGGTGGACATAAGTGTACTTTATCATGGTCTAGCTCCTAAAAACAAACATTGCTTAATTTCAATG GTTTGCTATTATGGGCAGCATTATCACTGTTTTGCCTACAGTTGTGATCATGGGAAGTGGGTCATGTATGATGACAAAACTGTGAAg GTAATTGGTGACTGGGATGATGTTCTTGTTACGTGTGAAAGAGGGCATTTGCAGCCACAGGTCCTTTTCTTTGAAGCTGTAAAGTAG
- the LOC107862487 gene encoding uncharacterized protein LOC107862487 isoform X2, producing MVHKKRTHAPRPKHSAVHENAAIPLLESDQSLVSVQKSKKDATAVVGGEKNVVSPSLASIKLECERALTALRRGNHTKALRLIKELCSKHESSPHAALIHRVQGSVYVKVALLIDDPNTKRRHFNNAIESARRAVSLCPNSIEFAQFYANLLYEAANEAKEYEEVVQECERALAIENPIDPAKQSLLEESQQKDETPRARIDHVRSDLRSLIQKSNIATISTWVKNIGSGEETIRLIPIRRRPEDPMDQARRSNQIKKANKTPEERRKEIEVRVAAARLLQQKSETVKMHNDGEKALDLTEESMQRIGERRKSGNARKNPSATERRDRVQSYWNSLTLVRKKELLRIAISDLKAHFSASKDRLAIEVLSEALSFAETSKDWMFWTCCRCNKKFIDSVSHNYHAEHEHIGTLRPKLQSVLPQTVENEWVEMLLNCSWEPLDVSATVDMLDKLSGSQRQGPRDEKHSGYNTEECFLDEKHPRDNTDERYPRDNTDECFVDEKHPRGTEECFLDEKHPRDNTEKCFVDEKHPGDTEECFLDEKHPRDNTEESKYGCSEVFCSEDNGDSTPRKKKFGDIPNPDMVESRLCDKISDIELMDCDENYDTKNCFLPDKWPLSDDPHRAKLLEKISSVFQKLIKSKCLASSQLSKVVHFAAEELQGLAFGSQLSSFNVDQIPLCICFLGAEQLKEVLKFLQELLHCCGLGRYSEKISARDGASNSSQGFDDLEKLVFSEDGSCLLFDQRFLPCRFTRSSCPDIVSIDRTAHVLSSNQNQNGAELDPEALLSWIFEGPSSAEQLVSWTCAREEKAQRGIEILRFLEKELNDLQCLCERKYEHLSYEEALQVVEDIFLEEGKRRDQATEFVLQSYDSVLRKRREELIESDNDVTIFGYRSELNAISNVLKEAESLNVNRFGLEESNSGGTSQLGDIESGEEDEWKLKDYIHQVDSCVEVALQRQKECVSIELCKIDARIMGVVARMQQLKVKLGHACAQDYRSILVTLLKSYMRTHLEDLATKDATEKSDAASEAFLAELARDSKNSSGGGNGCSKHTHEKVKDKKKNREYRKTKGSKPTSGNELHLLRYQTMEDISFAVTCDGENQGDETVGNGDSFNEQDKEYRRRIELESEERKLEETLEFQRRMENEAKLKHLAEQTKRTAKTCPQSVDAVMKSDTCSKYRDNGQLINGQLKSSKRKEFPDSLGSLPKISTEEMSQRTVTPEDSTLVSTQYTGRRGRRQNDSKLIDGNFQSASEEKENTEVGEPIALRSSHGVNGPADSGTKTLKQLHVENHDEERFQADLKKAVQQSLDTFHAHKKLPLLPSSGNGQRVFPKAGTLGNANSIGDVNKVDVYGTGLKNEVGEYNCFLNVIIQSLWHLGRFRDEFLRTSSEHVHVGDPCVTCALYDIFTALNTASTEACSKTVAPTSLRIALSNLYPDSSFFQEGQMNDASEVLGVIFDCLHQSFTSASGVSDTESADSSCMGTWDCSNGACIVHSLFGMDIFEQMNCYNCGLESRHLKYTSFFHNINASALRTMKVMSPESSFDALLNLVEMNYQLSCYSEVDECRKLNCIHHILSTPPHVFTTGLLLWAALSLFCLQL from the exons ATGGTGCACAAGAAGCGGACTCACGCTCCTCGTCCAAAGCACTCGGCTGTTCACGAAAATGCTGCAATTCCGTTGCTTGAATCGGACCAAAGCCTAGTTTCGGTGCAGAAGAGTAAAAAGGACGCTACGGCGGTGGTTGGAGGTGAGAAGAATGTTGTATCGCCGTCGTTAGCTTCGATAAAGCTTGAATGTGAGCGTGCCCTGACAGCCTTGCGTCGGGGGAACCATACGAAAGCCTTGAGGTTGATTAAGGAACTGTGTAGTAAGCATGAGAGCTCGCCTCATGCAGCGCTTATTCATCGTGTTCAGGGTAGTGTTTATGTGAAAGTGGCTTTATTGATTGATGATCCCAATACTAAACGTAGACATTTTAACAATGCAATTGAGAGTGCTAGGAGGGCGGTGTCACTGTGTCCAAATTCCATTGAGTTTGCACAATTCTATGCTAATTTGTTGTATGAGGCTGCAAATGAAGCGAAGGAATATGAGGAAGTTGTGCAGGAATGTGAAAGGGCGTTGGCCATTGAGAATCCCATAGATCCTGCGAAACAAAGCTTACTGGAGGAAAGTCAACAGAAGGATGAGACTCCTCGTGCTCGGATTGACCATGTACGGAGTGATCTCCGGAGTTTAATTCAGAAGTCGAACATTGCAACCATTTCTACTTGGGTGAAGAATATAGGCAGTGGTGAGGAAACAATCAGGTTAATCCCCATTAGGAGGCGTCCGGAGGACCCAATGGATCAAGCAAGGAGGTCAAATCAGATTAAAAAGGCAAACAAGACGCCTGAAGAGAGGAGGAAGGAGATTGAGGTCCGAGTGGCTGCTGCAAGGCTGTTGCAACAGAAGTCTGAAACTGTCAAGATGCACAATGATGGAGAAAAAGCTCTGGATCTTACAGAGGAATCAATGCAGAGAATTGGTGAGAGGAGGAAGAGCGGAAATGCTAGGAAAAATCCGTCTGCCACAGAGAGAAGGGATCGGGTCCAGTCATATTGGAACTCCTTGACTTTGGTTAGGAAGAAAGAGTTGCTTAGAATTGCAATTTCAGATCTCAAGGCTCATTTTAGTGCATCAAAAGACAGATTGGCTATTGAAGTGCTATCTGAGGCTCTATCATTTGCTGAAACCAGTAAAGATTGGATGTTTTGGACGTGTTGTCGCtgcaataaaaaatttattgactcTGTATCGCACAACTATCATGCTGAGCATGAACATATTGGAACTTTGCGGCCTAAATTGCAGTCCGTTTTGCCTCAGACTGTGGAGAATGAGTGGGTGGAGATGCTTTTGAACTGTTCTTGGGAACCCTTAGATGTTAGTGCGACTGTAGATATGCTTGATAAACTATCAGGATCTCAAAGACAGGGTCCTCGTGATGAAAAACACTCAGGATATAACACAGAAGAGTGTTTTCTTGATGAAAAGCACCCACGAGATAACACTGATGAAAGGTACCCACGAGATAACACAGATGAATGTTTTGTTGATGAAAAGCACCCAAGAGGTACAGAAGAGTGTTTTCTTGATGAAAAACACCCAAGAGATAACACAGAAAAGTGTTTTGTTGATGAAAAGCACCCAGGAGATACAGAAGAGTGTTTTCTTGATGAAAAGCACCCAAGAGATAACACAGAAGAGTCTAAATATGGCTGTTCTGAGGTTTTCTGCAGTGAAGACAATGGGGATTCGACACCTAGAAAGAAGAAATTCGGCGATATACCAAACCCTGACATGGTTGAAAGCAGATTATGTGATAAGATCTCAGACATTGAGTTGATGGATTGTGATGAGAATTATGATACTAAGAATTGTTTCCTTCCTGACAAGTGGCCTCTATCTGATGATCCCCACCGAGCAAAGCTTCTTGAAAAAATTTCTTCTGTATTCCAGAAGCTTATTAAAAGTAAATGTCTTGCTTCAAGTCAGCTCAGCAAGGTTGTTCATTTTGCAGCGGAAGAGCTTCAGGGTCTTGCTTTTGGCTCccaactttctagcttcaatgtTGATCAAATTCCCTTATGCATATGCTTTCTAGGTGCCGAGCAATTAAAAGAAGTGCTAAAGTTTTTGCAAGAGCTTTTGCATTGTTGTGGCTTAGGTAGGTATTCTGAGAAAATTAGCGCCCGAGATGGAGCAAGCAATTCTAGTCAAGGATTTGACGACCTGGAGAAATTAGTTTTCAGTGAAGATGGTTCATGTTTATTGTTTGATCAGCGTTTCCTGCCATGCAGATTTACTCGCAGCTCATGTCCAGATATAGTTTCTATTGACAGAACTGCACATGTTTTGTCTAGTAATCAAAACCAGAATGGAGCTGAACTTGATCCAGAGGCCTTGTTGTCCTGGATATTCGAAGGTCCATCAAGTGCAGAACAATTGGTATCCTGGACATGTGCAAGAGAAGAGAAAGCACAACGAGGTATAGAAATTCTCCGTTTTCTTGAGAAGGAGTTGAATGACCTGCAATGTTTATGTGAGAGAAAATATGAACATTTAAGTTACGAGGAAGCACTGCAGGTAGTAGAAGATATTTTTTTAGAAGAGGGTAAGAGAAGAGATCAGGCAACCGAATTTGTCCTACAAAGTTATGATTCTGTCTTGCGGAAGCGGCGAGAAGAGCTCATAGAAAGTGATAATGATGTTACAATTTTCGGCTATAGGTCTGAGTTGAATGCTATATCAAATGTTCTGAAGGAAGCAGAATCTCTCAATGTCAATCGGTTTGGTCTTGAGGAAAGTAACAGTGGTGGAACATCTCAACTAGGTGACATTGAATCTGGTGAAGAGGATGAATGGAAACTGAAAGACTACATTCATCAAGTGGACTCTTGTGTGGAAGTTGCACTACAGAGACAGAAAGAATGTGTCTCCATTGAG CTGTGCAAAATAGATGCTCGAATCATGGGAGTGGTTGCTAGGATGCAGCAGCTAAAAGTAAAGCTTGGGCATGCATGTGCCCAGGATTATCGGAGTATTTTAGTGACTCTGTTGAAATCATATATGCGG aCACATCTGGAGGATCTGGCTACGAAGGATGCTACCGAAAAATCTGATGCTGCTAGTGAAGCTTTTTTGGCTGAACTTGCTCGTGATTCAAAGAATAGTTCTGGTGGAGGCAATGGTTGTTCTAAGCATACACATGAAAAAgttaaagataagaaaaaaaacaGAGAGTATCGGAAAACCAAGGGTTCAaag CCTACTAGTGGCAACGAACTGCATTTGCTTCGCTATCAGACTATGGAAGATAT CTCATTTGCAGTTACTTGTGATGGAGAGAATCAAGGTGATGAAACGGTTGGAAATGGTGATTCCTTTAATGAACAGGACAAGGAGTATAGACGTAGGATTGAACTCGAATCTGAGGAAAGAAAGCTTGAAGAAACTTTGGAATTTCAAAGACGAATGGAGAATGAGGCCAAACTGAAGCATCTGGCCGAGCAAACTAAGAGAACTGCAAAAACATGTCCACAGAGTGTTGATGCAGTTATGAAGTCTGATACTTGCTCAAAGTACCGTGATAATGGTCAATTAATCAATGGGCAATTGAAGAGCAGTAAG AGGAAAGAATTTCCGGACAGTTTAGGAAGTCTTCCAAAAATCAGTACTGAAGAAATGTCACAAAGAACTG TAACGCCAGAGGACAGTACTCTGGTATCTACTCAATACACTGGAAGGAGAGGCAGACGCCAGAATGATTCTAAGCTTATTGATGGGAATTTTCAGTCTGCTTCTGAAGAAAAGGAAAATACTGAAGTTGGTGAACCTATTGCTCTGCGATCTTCACATG GAGTTAATGGTCCAGCAGATAGTGGAACAAAGACACTGAAACAGCTACATGTGGAGAATCATGATGAAGAAAGGTTCCAAGCTGACCTTAAGAAGGCCGTTCAGCAAAGCCTTG ACACATTTCATGCCCATAAGAAGTTGCCCTTGCTGCCTAGTTCAGGGAATGGACAAAGAGTGTTTCCCAAGGCTGGGACGTTGGGCAATGCAAATAGTATTGGAGATGTAAATAAAGTGGATGTATATGGCACTGGGCTAAAGAATGAAGTTGGGGAATATAATTGCTTTCTTAATGTCATCATACAG TCGTTGTGGCATCTAGGTAGATTTCGTGATGAATTCCTGAGAACATCATCCGAACATGTTCATGTTGGTGATCCATGCGTGACATGTGCTTTGTACGACATATTTACTGCTTTGAACACTGCTTCAACTGAAGCATGCAGTAAGACGGTTGCCCCTACTTCTTTGAGAATTGCCCTCAGCAACCTGTATCCTGACAGTAGTTTTTTCCAGGAG GGTCAGATGAATGATGCATCTGAAGTGCTAGGTGTAATATTTGATTGTCTACATCAGTCGTTTACATCAGCTTCAGGTGTTTCTGATACTGAATCTGCAGATAGTAGCTGCATGGGTACGTGGGATTGTTCAAATGGTGCTTGTATTGTACATTCTCTTTTCGGGATGGATATTTTTGAACAAATGAACTGCTACAATTGCGGATTGGAGTCCAGACATCTGAAGTATACATCTTTCTTTCACAATATTAATGCCAGTGCCCTCCGTACGATGAAG GTTATGAGTCCAGAAAGTTCCTTTGATGCGCTTCTGAATCTTGTTGAGATGAACTATCAGTTATCTTGTTATTCTGAGGTTGATGAATGCAGGAAGCTTAACTGCATCCATCATATCCTCTCTACTCCACCTCATGTGTTTACCACAG GTTTGCTATTATGGGCAGCATTATCACTGTTTTGCCTACAGTTGTGA
- the LOC107862490 gene encoding LOB domain-containing protein 27-like — MTLKGGTSQACAACKYQRRRCTPECLLAPYFPADQPKMFQNAHRLFGVSKILKILTHLDPSQKKIAMKSIIYQANARDKHPVYGCVAEIQNLLFSIQLCEEELQTVHAQLAFYRQQQQQQEISSTISDTVSQIQLGMPPPAIVAAPPPANGINGNGLTLFHQDAPSQYNVAANATLPVQSYSSYSNNSYAAYNNTTFVDPKENNVVNSLWIQQSYGNSVCNNNTMIMQSQLPASQTIVVPQEVTQDYDDIHHPFFDTIDDRQSYIDSKEAYDSSSESSLKDTRQSVEHVADNELKNAAACFSLTSINE; from the exons ATGACTCTCAAGGGTGGCACCAGCCAAGCCTGCGCTGCGTGCAAGTACCAGAGGAGGCGGTGCACTCCCGAATGCCTCTTAGCTCCCTATTTTCCTGCCGATCAACCCAAAATGTTCCAGAATGCGCATAGGCTCTTCGGAGTCagcaaaattttgaaaatactaacGCATCTTGATCCATCCCAGAAGAAAATTGCCATGAAATCTATTATCTACCAAGCAAATGCCCGCGACAAACATCCTGTGTATGGATGCGTCGCGGAAATACAAAACTTATTATTTAGCATTCAACTCTGCGAAGAAGAACTTCAAACTGTACATGCACAACTAGCATTCTATagacagcaacaacaacaacaagagattTCGTCCACAATTAGTGATACTGTTTCCCAGATACAATTGGGAATGCCTCCTCCTGCTATTGTTGCTGCTCCTCCACCCGCTAATGGAATTAATGGAAATGGATTAACACTATTCCATCAAGATGCACCTTCCCAATATAATGTTGCTGCCAACGCCACATTGCCTGTCCAATCTTATTCCTCTTACTCAAATAACAGCTACGCTGCTTACAACAACACTACTTTTGTGGACCCTAAAGAAAATAATGTCGTCAATTCGTTATGGATTCAACAATCATATGGTAATAGTGTTTGTAATAACAACACAATGATCATGCAATCTCAGTTACCAGCTTCACAAACAATCGTTGTTCCACAAGAAGTCACTCAAGACTACGACGACATACATCATCCATTTTTTGATACTATTGATGACAGACAATCTTATATAGATTCTAAAGAAGCATATGACTCGAG TTCAGAGTCATCACTGAAAGACACAAGACAGTCTGTGGAGCATGTTGCAGATAATGAATTAAAGAATGCTGCGGCATGTTTCAGTCTTACCAGTATCAACgaatag